A window of Actinomadura viridis genomic DNA:
CCGGTGAACATCCGGTATCCTGGCGATACCGGTCGACATCGACCATCACGGCGGGGTAGCTCAGTCAGGCAGAGCAAGCGGCTCATAATCGCTGTGTCGCCGGTTCAAGTCCGGCCCTCGCTACTACTCGAGCCTCTCGTCCCCTCCGGGGGCGAGCGGGCTGGGTGAGAAACGCCGGCCGCCCTGGGAAGGGCGGCCGAGTATGTCCAAGTCCCTAGTCAGAAAGGCACTCCATCGTGGCTGCCACCGACGTACGGCCGAAGATCACGCTGGCCTGCCAGGAGTGCAAGCACCGCAACTACATCACGCGGAAGAACCGGCGCAACGACCCGGACCGCCTGGAGATCAAGAAGTACTGCCCCAACTGCCGCACCCACCGAGCGCACCGCGAGACCCGCTAACCAGGGTCCGGACGGGAAGTACTGCCCGCTGCGCTCTCGCACGGGGCCGGCACCCACCGAGCACACCGCGCACCGCGCGCACCTCGAGACTTGCCGGTCAAGTTCTGCACTCGTCCGGCGGGACACGCCGGGCGGCCGAGCCACGACCGTCCTTCGCGGACTGAGTGCGGGCCCGTACGGCGCAGGGCCTCTCAGCTTGCCTCGTTCAGCGTTCGCCTCGTTCAGCCCGTTCTCACGACGACCCGTGAGGGCGGGCTGAACGCCGTTCTGTTACCGTCCGATCCAGACCGAACGACGAGCTCCGGGCGCGGGCTGACGGGCCCCGGCCCCGTTCGACCGTGGAGGGACGGACTGCATGCCACTCAACCGTGATTTCATCGGGCGGAGTTTCCCGCCCAGCGACCCCTACGAGGTGAGCCGGGTGAAGATCCGGGAGTTCGCGGACGCGATCGGGGACGGCAACCCGATCTACCGCGACCCCGAGGCCGCCAAGGCGGCCGGCCACCCCGATGTCATCGCGCCGCCGACCTTCCCGATCGTGGTGTCGCTGGGCAACCCCGCGCTGGCCGACCCCGCGCTGGGCCTGAACTACGCGATGGTGGTGCACGGCGAGCAGCGCTTCGAGTACACCCGGCCGGTGCGCGCCGGCGACGTGCTGGTCTGCACCTCGACGATCACCGAGATCCGGTCCATCGGCAACAACGAGAAGATGGTCGTCGAGACCGAGATCGCCACGCCCGAGGGCGAGCCGGTCTGCAAGACCTACAACACGATCGTGGAGCGGGGGGCCTGATGACCGCCAGGGTGCAGTACGCCGACGTGGAGGTCGGCACCGAGATCCCCGC
This region includes:
- the rpmG gene encoding 50S ribosomal protein L33 translates to MAATDVRPKITLACQECKHRNYITRKNRRNDPDRLEIKKYCPNCRTHRAHRETR
- a CDS encoding MaoC family dehydratase N-terminal domain-containing protein translates to MPLNRDFIGRSFPPSDPYEVSRVKIREFADAIGDGNPIYRDPEAAKAAGHPDVIAPPTFPIVVSLGNPALADPALGLNYAMVVHGEQRFEYTRPVRAGDVLVCTSTITEIRSIGNNEKMVVETEIATPEGEPVCKTYNTIVERGA